One region of Candidatus Poribacteria bacterium genomic DNA includes:
- a CDS encoding tetratricopeptide repeat protein has translation MHFAPDNEGVYYDRGLAKKRLNRFDEARQDLETALKLAQQSDNTNLIRNIKQVLWRSFSTMTLS, from the coding sequence ATTCACTTTGCCCCAGATAACGAAGGGGTTTATTACGATCGCGGACTTGCCAAAAAGCGATTGAATCGTTTTGATGAAGCGAGACAGGATCTTGAAACAGCTTTAAAACTTGCACAACAAAGTGACAATACGAACCTTATACGGAATATTAAGCAGGTACTTTGGCGTTCCTTTTCTACGATGACGCTGTCTTAA